One stretch of Brettanomyces nanus chromosome 4, complete sequence DNA includes these proteins:
- the RHP51 gene encoding RecA recombinase Rhp51: MTQTAIETENAAIDLSYHGDDDDDDDVAEPSSKAQGSSSATKKAIVIDDEGVASAAQEEEEEDEGQVGPTPIETLIGNGITNSDIKKLQESGFYTVESIAYTPKKQLIIVRGISDQKADRLITEASKIVPLGFTTATEFHHRRAELITLTTGSKQLDTLLGGGIETGAITEVFGEFRTGKSQLCHTAAITAQLPVDMGGGEGKCLYIDTEGTFRPVRLVSIARRFGLDENEALDNVAYARAYNADHQMQLLNQAAQMMSQSRFSLLIVDSIMALYRTDYSGRAELSARQMHVAKFMRMLQRLADEFGIAVLITNQVVAQVDGGAIFNPDPKKPIGGNIVAHSSTTRLYFKKGKGRNRICKIYDSPCLAETETVFAIGEGGIIDPTDETENNEDQ, from the coding sequence ATGACTCAAACAGCCATCGAGACTGAGAATGCCGCTATAGATTTGTCTTATCatggtgatgatgacgatgatgatgacgtTGCCGAACCATCTTCTAAAGCCCAAGGTTCAAGTTCAGCCACTAAAAAGGCTATTGTTATAGACGATGAGGGTGTGGCATCAGCTgcacaagaagaagaagaagaagacgaggGACAAGTGGGTCCTACTCCTATTGAAACGTTGATTGGTAACGGTATTACCAACAGTGACATTAAAAAGCTCCAGGAGTCAGGATTTTACACTGTGGAATCCATAGCTTACACTCCGAAAAAACAACTGATTATAGTCAGAGGTATATCAGATCAGAAGGCCGATCGTTTGATCACCGAGGCCAGTAAGATTGTCCCATTGGGATTCACTACTGCCACAGAGTTTCATCATCGGCGGGCCGAGTTGATCACTCTAACCACGGGATCCAAACAGTTGGATACACTTTTAGGTGGAGGCATTGAGACAGGAGCAATTACTGAAGTATTTGGTGAATTTCGTACTGGTAAATCACAGTTATGCCATACTGCAGCAATAACAGCACAACTTCCTGTTGACATGGGAGGAGGAGAGGGTAAATGTCTTTATATCGATACAGAGGGAACTTTTAGGCCTGTTCGACTGGTTTCCATCGCTAGACGTTTTGGtttggatgaaaatgagGCTCTTGATAACGTCGCATATGCAAGAGCGTATAACGCGGACCATCAGATGCAACTTCTTAATCAGGCAGCTCAAATGATGTCACAATCGCGTTTCTCGCTTCTTATTGTTGACTCTATCATGGCGTTGTATAGAACTGATTATAGTGGTCGTGCTGAATTGAGTGCCAGACAAATGCATGTCGCAAAGTTTATGAGAATGCTTCAAAGATTGGCTGATGAGTTTGGTATCGCTGTTTTGATTACCAATCAGGTTGTTGCTCAAGTTGATGGAGGTGCTATATTTAATCCGGATCCTAAAAAGCCCATTGGTGGTAATATCGTCGCACATTCATCCACTACCCGTCTCTATTTCAAAAAGGGCAAAGGTCGCAACAGAATTTGTAAGATCTATGATAGTCCGTGCTTAGCA